A genomic region of Mycobacterium sp. Aquia_213 contains the following coding sequences:
- a CDS encoding MFS transporter — translation MSTRIGLYFGLLQLVFGLTWVGYVIYLPQLAAQAGIGAGVVGWLLVLDQIIFACCDWAAGVAVDRVARLVGRVGKIIAAATAVSALAFLLLPLVSRSSAYIFVALIVVWAITSSALRAPPLALLGRYTPEGRQPWVSSLFVVGAGMATASTPFLAGRITAYDPRILFAASAVSVFAVTLSIVWAEKTLTRAAAPEKEAPNEFRVGVLLVFLAAVLVAQLGFQVHSSVNAQRLFAKYAGPNELPVLLSLFWIGFALLTPLASVLAKRFGGVVAMMVGALVAAGSAWAAALATDVVSLGIAQFVCGAAWAAVMVGAVVAAFAIGRDGREGTAAGALFSVIAVATMARIALVTAHGDRVPAVASASPWLPTVSWLTAATLLLIGVPTLRRAAGKTAPGLDGRG, via the coding sequence GTGTCGACCCGAATCGGGCTTTATTTCGGGTTGCTGCAGCTCGTCTTCGGGCTGACCTGGGTGGGGTACGTCATCTATCTGCCCCAACTCGCGGCGCAGGCCGGCATCGGCGCCGGCGTGGTCGGCTGGCTGCTGGTGCTCGATCAGATCATCTTCGCGTGCTGCGACTGGGCGGCCGGTGTCGCCGTCGACCGGGTGGCGCGGCTGGTTGGCCGAGTGGGCAAGATCATCGCGGCGGCGACGGCGGTCTCGGCGCTGGCGTTCCTGCTGCTGCCCCTGGTATCGCGGTCTAGCGCTTATATTTTCGTGGCGTTGATTGTGGTGTGGGCGATTACCTCCTCAGCCTTGCGCGCACCGCCGCTGGCCCTGCTCGGCCGCTACACGCCCGAGGGCCGCCAACCGTGGGTTTCGTCGCTGTTCGTGGTCGGAGCCGGGATGGCCACCGCGTCGACGCCCTTTCTTGCCGGGCGGATCACGGCCTACGACCCGCGGATCCTCTTTGCCGCATCGGCGGTCTCCGTTTTCGCGGTGACCTTGTCGATCGTCTGGGCCGAAAAGACCCTCACCCGCGCGGCTGCGCCGGAAAAGGAGGCACCCAACGAATTCCGGGTCGGCGTCTTGCTGGTGTTCCTCGCGGCGGTCTTGGTGGCGCAACTGGGATTCCAGGTGCATTCCTCGGTCAATGCCCAGCGGCTCTTCGCCAAATACGCTGGTCCCAACGAACTTCCGGTCCTGCTGTCGCTGTTCTGGATCGGGTTCGCGCTGCTGACGCCGCTGGCCTCAGTGCTGGCGAAACGTTTCGGCGGCGTGGTCGCGATGATGGTGGGCGCATTGGTCGCCGCCGGATCGGCGTGGGCCGCGGCACTGGCCACCGACGTGGTCTCGCTGGGCATCGCCCAATTCGTCTGCGGCGCAGCCTGGGCCGCCGTAATGGTCGGCGCGGTTGTGGCCGCCTTTGCGATCGGCCGCGACGGCCGCGAGGGCACCGCGGCCGGCGCCCTGTTCTCGGTGATTGCGGTGGCGACGATGGCACGCATCGCGCTGGTGACCGCGCACGGTGATCGGGTTCCGGCGGTGGCGTCCGCGTCGCCCTGGTTACCGACCGTGTCATGGCTGACCGCAGCGACGCTGCTGCTTATCGGCGTGCCCACTCTTCGGCGAGCAGCCGGTAAGACCGCACCCGGTCTTGATGGTCGTGGGTGA
- a CDS encoding NtaA/DmoA family FMN-dependent monooxygenase (This protein belongs to a clade of FMN-dependent monooxygenases, within a broader family of flavin-dependent oxidoreductases, the luciferase-like monooxygenase (LMM) family, some of whose members use coenzyme F420 rather than FMN.), which translates to MSKPIKQIHLAAHFPGVNNTTVWSDPAAGSHIEFGSFAQFAQTAERGKFDFLFLAEGLRLREQNGQIYDLDVVGRPDTFTVLAALAAVTDRIGLTGTINSTFNEPYEVARQFASLDHLSGGRAAWNVVTSWDAFTGENFRRGGFLAEDQRYQRAKTFLQTTHELFDSWRGDEIVADKTTGVFLSDPNAGAFTHTDAHFDIHGRFNVPRSPQGRPVIFQAGDSDEGRDFAAAQADAIFSRHSTLDAGQEFYEDVKGRLARYGRRRDELLILPAATFVIGDTDAEAADIAHEVRLAQVSAQTAIKFLEQLWNRDLSDHDPDGPLPSVDPVVGENSISRGRASVRMFRDPIAIANDWRAKAEAENLTTRELIVEVTGRQSFIGSAHSVAATINDFVQADASDGFILVPHITPGGLDPFVDKVVPLLQERGVFRTEYAGTTLRDHLGLAPLPAPRHSGDRDASTGVAS; encoded by the coding sequence ATGAGCAAGCCGATCAAGCAAATTCACTTAGCCGCGCACTTCCCCGGCGTCAACAACACCACGGTGTGGAGTGACCCGGCGGCCGGCAGCCACATCGAGTTCGGTTCGTTTGCGCAGTTTGCCCAGACGGCCGAACGGGGAAAGTTCGACTTCCTGTTCCTGGCCGAGGGGCTGCGGCTGCGTGAGCAAAACGGCCAGATCTACGACCTCGACGTCGTCGGCCGGCCCGACACGTTCACCGTCCTGGCCGCGCTCGCGGCGGTCACCGATCGCATCGGCCTCACCGGCACGATCAACTCGACCTTCAACGAGCCCTACGAAGTGGCGCGGCAATTCGCTTCGCTGGACCATCTCTCCGGTGGCCGCGCCGCCTGGAACGTCGTCACCTCGTGGGACGCCTTCACCGGCGAGAACTTTCGGCGTGGCGGATTCCTGGCAGAGGATCAGCGCTATCAGCGGGCAAAGACATTCCTGCAGACGACACACGAGCTCTTCGACTCGTGGCGCGGCGACGAGATCGTGGCGGACAAGACGACTGGCGTCTTCCTGTCCGATCCGAACGCGGGCGCATTCACCCACACCGACGCCCATTTCGATATCCATGGTCGGTTCAATGTTCCGAGAAGCCCGCAGGGTCGGCCGGTGATCTTCCAGGCCGGCGATTCCGACGAGGGACGCGATTTCGCCGCCGCGCAAGCCGACGCGATCTTTTCGAGGCACAGCACCTTGGATGCCGGGCAAGAGTTCTACGAAGACGTCAAGGGGCGTCTCGCCCGGTACGGCCGCCGCCGTGACGAGCTGCTCATCCTTCCGGCCGCGACCTTCGTGATCGGCGATACCGACGCCGAGGCCGCCGACATCGCCCACGAGGTGCGGCTGGCGCAGGTGTCCGCGCAGACCGCGATCAAGTTTCTGGAACAACTGTGGAACCGGGACCTTTCCGACCACGACCCCGACGGGCCGCTGCCCAGCGTTGACCCCGTCGTGGGGGAGAACAGCATCTCGCGCGGGCGGGCCAGCGTGCGCATGTTCCGCGACCCGATCGCGATCGCCAACGACTGGCGCGCCAAGGCCGAGGCGGAGAACCTGACCACCCGCGAGCTGATCGTCGAAGTCACTGGGCGCCAATCCTTCATCGGCTCAGCGCATAGCGTCGCCGCGACGATCAACGACTTCGTGCAAGCCGACGCCAGCGATGGATTCATCCTGGTCCCACACATCACCCCCGGTGGGCTCGATCCGTTCGTCGACAAGGTCGTGCCGCTGCTTCAGGAGCGCGGAGTGTTCCGCACCGAGTACGCCGGCACTACGCTGCGCGACCACCTGGGTCTCGCGCCCCTGCCGGCGCCGCGGCACTCTGGTGACCGGGATGCCTCGACGGGCGTGGCGTCGTGA
- a CDS encoding LLM class flavin-dependent oxidoreductase has protein sequence MNTPLGVLDLVPISSGSTATHALRNSIDLAQRAEGLGYTRYWFAEHHLNPGVAGTSPAVLLALTAAETTTIRLGSGAVQMGHRTALATVEEFGLLDALHPGRFDLGLGRSSGKPREPSSPVPAAARALSNGRTSNGLLIPAQFDPRPLLKSPRFALQKALLQLPGAQAQNYTEQVNDILALIADTYSADGEEAHVVPGAGADLQIWILGSSAGESAVVAGRRGLRFATNYHVAPATVLEAADAYRAAFRPSAELDRPYVAVSADVVVAEDEATARELATGYGLWVRSIRTGAGAIAFPTPDEARAHIWTDAERQLVADRVETQFVGTAAQVADQLERLRDATEADELIVTTITHDHQDRVRSYRLLAEEWARR, from the coding sequence ATGAATACTCCATTGGGGGTGCTCGATTTGGTCCCGATCTCATCGGGATCGACGGCCACGCACGCCTTGCGTAACAGCATCGACCTCGCCCAGCGAGCCGAGGGCCTGGGCTACACGCGGTACTGGTTTGCCGAGCACCATCTCAATCCGGGGGTCGCCGGCACCTCGCCCGCGGTGTTGCTCGCGTTGACCGCCGCCGAAACCACGACGATCCGGCTCGGTTCGGGCGCGGTGCAGATGGGACATCGGACCGCGCTGGCCACGGTGGAGGAGTTCGGTCTGCTGGATGCCTTGCATCCCGGGCGATTTGACCTTGGCTTGGGCCGTTCCAGCGGTAAACCGCGGGAGCCGAGCTCCCCGGTACCGGCCGCCGCGCGGGCGTTGAGCAATGGACGCACATCCAACGGATTGCTGATACCGGCCCAGTTCGACCCCAGGCCGCTGTTGAAATCGCCGCGCTTCGCGTTGCAGAAGGCGTTGTTGCAACTGCCGGGCGCCCAGGCGCAGAACTACACCGAGCAGGTCAACGACATTCTCGCGTTGATCGCCGACACCTATTCGGCCGATGGCGAAGAGGCGCATGTGGTGCCCGGGGCAGGTGCTGACCTACAGATCTGGATTCTGGGCAGCAGCGCCGGCGAGAGCGCCGTCGTCGCCGGGCGCAGGGGCCTGCGGTTCGCCACCAATTACCACGTCGCCCCCGCGACCGTCCTCGAGGCGGCCGATGCGTACCGCGCAGCGTTTCGGCCTTCGGCCGAGCTCGACCGGCCGTACGTCGCGGTCTCGGCGGACGTCGTCGTCGCCGAGGACGAGGCCACCGCTCGGGAACTGGCCACGGGCTACGGGCTTTGGGTTCGCAGCATCCGGACCGGTGCGGGCGCGATCGCGTTTCCGACGCCGGACGAAGCGCGCGCGCACATCTGGACCGATGCCGAGCGCCAGCTGGTCGCGGACCGGGTAGAAACCCAATTCGTCGGAACCGCAGCGCAAGTCGCAGACCAGCTGGAGCGATTGCGCGACGCCACCGAGGCCGACGAGTTGATCGTCACGACGATCACCCACGACCATCAAGACCGGGTGCGGTCTTACCGGCTGCTCGCCGAAGAGTGGGCACGCCGATAA
- a CDS encoding VOC family protein, giving the protein MLGHLGVNVPDLSAAKRYYDALMPLLGFESYFHTDEEFSYKPAGDKRGTFLFFYPAAEPGEYSAQRSGLQHLAFMVRGRSAVHAVHDHVVSTGGSVIHPPQHFPQYPGHYYATFWYDPFGIKLEAVCHHDRD; this is encoded by the coding sequence ATGCTGGGTCACTTGGGTGTGAACGTGCCCGATCTCTCGGCGGCAAAACGCTATTACGACGCGCTGATGCCCCTGTTGGGGTTCGAGTCGTACTTTCACACCGACGAGGAGTTCTCCTACAAGCCCGCCGGCGACAAGCGCGGCACGTTCCTGTTCTTCTATCCGGCAGCAGAGCCGGGTGAGTACTCCGCGCAGCGCAGCGGCCTACAACACCTGGCGTTCATGGTGCGGGGGCGATCCGCGGTTCACGCGGTACATGACCACGTCGTTTCGACCGGTGGCAGCGTCATTCACCCGCCGCAACATTTCCCGCAATATCCCGGGCATTACTACGCCACATTTTGGTATGACCCATTCGGCATCAAGCTGGAGGCCGTATGCCACCACGACCGCGATTAG